The Argopecten irradians isolate NY chromosome 6, Ai_NY, whole genome shotgun sequence genome has a window encoding:
- the LOC138324877 gene encoding uncharacterized protein isoform X3: MNGRPNAAKEATKRRSTRTSEKSKHTKKDGPKDSKRRSEQDGPPDDIQAFFGHPLTAATTAINGEDSTNASAAALFHEYINLPAIEKSELKIGDKIDIEKMAHIYEEETESSLIKREDPAVVVLPANGTESDYMALLHTDVDKFLNGESTQHSHRDDEFKETDIDDSDESLTKQSESKIDISPDCQTEESQSMSLKGEPLEDTTLLEATTEDALSEARMETTASPTSCSVPSASPPAYPVESAAVSPEQLIQLVPSGEEVSPYKDCIPVTHAITSISSVEVKTVDTVTTETAQYSDTSDTSATDQPKTNGVTKRISKALNEKILKKLNQQTMVNNVNNCGMAVSSASCMNGYVQDSQANMHVGGNIPLYPVKSEIMQEYSHMNGDVSPVEDTSMSMLPLNTAIATSVMTDHMVQSAPSSVLCDTMSGLQMPVNTSALQQHQQQQQTGQYTYSPSVPPVQIIQNVHTTYQSNINANPSHNVTPVRQNSYPSSYPSANGYMYPALSSPSSEGQTPERDSMLERYIQQQQYFHENQQLYPYVVKDNQNYAMKSPDSGYQEPCLSPNNVKAIAYKDGNSNYQESASNGTAAGQKRRRKSATTNYPPKGCAFWPGNEKVNYNTTIPKLEVNTTGYKYTMETPISTSVRVEEDRITYLNKGQYYGLTLEFNADRIPQGQFVKSVIMVVFRDDKSLEDERKAWEFWHSRQHSYKQRVLDIDTKDSQGVLPSSITEVAFNAVAVKWNPRDSPVKVNIAVHCLSTDFSNQKGVKGFPLHVQIDTFENPKDPYPIHRGYCQIKVFCDKGAERKTRDEDRRRTNRAKSEVSHSSRKRAEQEVYWPPCERSEFYSMAETQTFPVLFTPATDQEESTKSSPVNGILQDDDGNSSLNSTGDCLEDALYPLAKRQRRDSYGQYADYPKILLYVREQHETVFTALMLRQPTLLGLLQSVQEKYNVPASKVKSTYKRSKKGILVRMDDNIVRHYSHESTFMIEINEVNEDKDYEVILTEIDPN; this comes from the exons GACATCTGAAAAAAGCAAGCATACAAAGAAAGATGGTCCAAAGGATTCCAAGCGCAGATCTGAACAAGATGGGCCTCCGGATGATATTCAAGCGTTCTTCGGACATCCTCTCACCGCGGCCACCACCGCTATTAATGGCGAGGATAGCACTAATGCTTCAGCTGCAGCCCTCTTCCATGAATACATTAACCTACCCGCCATAGAAAAAAGTGAATTAAAAATTGGAGACAAAATCGATATTGAGAAAATGGCACATATATACGAGGAAGAGACTGAAAG TTCGCTGATCAAAAGGGAGGATCCAGCGGTGGTAGTGTTACCAGCCAACGGAACTGAAAGTGACTACATGGCTCTCCTCCATACTGATGTCGATAAATTCTTAAATGGAGAAAGCACACAACACAGTCATCGCGACGATGAGTTCAAAGAAACAGACATCGACGATAGCGATGAAAGTTTGACGAAACAATCAGAATCAAAAATCGACATTTCCCCCGACTGTCAA acCGAAGAAAGCCAAAGTATGTCTTTAAAAGGTGAACCTTTGGAAGACACAACCTTGCTTGAAGCAACTACAGAAGATGCCTTGAGCGAAGCGCGGATGGAGACAACCGCTTCACCTACGTCATGCTCGGTTCCGTCCGCCAGTCCACCGGCGTATCCGGTAGAAAGTGCGGCTGTAAGTCCGGAACAGTTAATACAATTGGTGCCCTCAGGCGAGGAGGTCTCGCCTTATAAGGACTGCATACCCGTAACTCACGCAATTACTTCAATTAGCAGTGTAGAGGTAAAAACAGTTGACACTGTGACCACAGAAACTGCCCAGTATAGTGATACTTCGGACACTAGTGCAACTGACCAGCCAAAGACAAACGGTGTGACTAAAAGGATTTCTAAAGCACTCAACGAGAAAATCTTAAAGAAACTCAATCAACAGACCATGGTGAATAACGTTAATAATTGCGGTATGGCTGTGTCGTCTGCTTCATGTATGAATGGATACGTGCAGGACTCTCAAGCCAACATGCATGTTGGTGGTAACATACCTTTATACCCAGTGAAATCGGAGATAATGCAGGAGTATTCTCATATGAATGGAGATGTGTCCCCCGTGGAGGATACTTCCATGTCCATGTTACCGTTAAATACGGCCATAGCGACGTCAGTGATGACGGACCACATGGTCCAGAGTGCACCGTCCTCGGTTCTGTGTGACACAATGTCCGGACTACAAATGCCGGTGAATACGTCAGCACTCCAACAGCATCAACAGCAACAGCAGACTGGACAGTATACGTATTCTCCCAGTGTCCCGCCGGTGCAGATCATCCAAAACGTCCACACGACTTACCAGTCCAACATTAACGCTAACCCGTCCCATAACGTGACGCCGGTAAGGCAGAATTCCTACCCCTCATCATATCCTAGTGCTAACGGGTACATGTACCCGGCCCTCAGCAGCCCCTCCTCCGAGGGCCAGACCCCGGAAAGAGACTCCATGTTGGAGCGGTATATCCAGCAGCAGCAATATTTCCACGAGAATCAACAATTATATCCGTATGTTGTCAAGGACAACCAGAATTACGCCATGAAGTCTCCGGATAGCGGATACCAGGAGCCGTGTCTGTCACCTAACAACGTCAAGGCTATC GCGTACAAAGATGGTAATTCCAATTACCAAGAGAGTGCCTCAAACGGTACCGCAGCGGGACAAAAGCGGAGACGGAAGTCGGCCACCACCAACTATCCACCAAAAGGATGCGCATTCTGGCCCGGAAATGAAAAAGTCAACTACAACACGACCATTCCGAAGCT GGAAGTGAACACGACAGGATATAAATACACCATGGAGACTCCCATCTCAACATCTGTACGTGTGGAAGAGGACCGCATCACATACCTTAACAAAG GACAATATTACGGTCTGACGTTGGAGTTTAACGCTGACAGAATTCCACAAGGCCAGTTTGTTAAG TCGGTTATCATGGTTGTATTCCGCGATGACAAGTCTTTAGAAGACGAGCGAAAAGCCTGGGAATTCTGGCATTCCAGACAACACAGCTACAAACAGAGAGTATTAGATATAG ataCCAAGGATAGTCAAGGAGTCCTTCCAAGTAGCATAACGGAAGTGGCTTTCAACGCAGTTGCAGTGAAATGGAACCCACGTGACTCCCCAGTCAAG gTGAACATAGCCGTCCATTGTCTGAGTACAGATTTCAGTAACCAGAAAGGTGTCAAG GGATTCCCCCTTCATGTACAAATCGACACGTTTGAGAACCCAAAAGACCCCTACCCTATCCACAGGGGCTACTGCCAGATCAAGGTGTTCTGTGACAAG GGAGCGGAAAGAAAGACTCGAGATGAAGACAGAAGACGAACGAACCGCGCCAAATCTGAAGTCTCCCATTCCT CACGTAAGCGAGCTGAACAGGAAGTGTATTGGCCACCATGTGAAAGGTCTGAGTTTTACTCCATGGCTGAGACTCAAACGTTCCCAGTTCTCTTCACTCCTGCCACCGACCAAGAGGAATCAACCAAG TCTAGTCCCGTCAATGGTATTCTACAAGATGATGACGGAAACTCCAG TTTAAATAGCACTGGTGACTGTCTGGAAGACGCGTTGTATCCTTTAGCCAAACGACAGAGACGGGACTCCTATGGACAATATGCAGACTACCCAAAAA TCCTCCTCTACGTACGTGAGCAGCATGAGACCGTCTTTACTGCCCTGATGTTACGTCAACCCACCCTACTAGGTCTGCTACAGTCG GTGCAAGAGAAATATAATGTGCCAGCCTCAAAAGTCAAAAGTACCTACAAGCGATCGAAGAAAgg AATTCTGGTGAGAATGGATGACAACATTGTGCGACACTACTCCCACGAATCCACGTTTATGATCGAGATTAATGAAGTCAACGAAGACAAAGATTACGAGGTGATACTCACAGAAATAGACCCTAATTAA
- the LOC138324877 gene encoding grainyhead-like protein 1 homolog isoform X5 has translation MALLHTDVDKFLNGESTQHSHRDDEFKETDIDDSDESLTKQSESKIDISPDCQTEESQSMSLKGEPLEDTTLLEATTEDALSEARMETTASPTSCSVPSASPPAYPVESAAVSPEQLIQLVPSGEEVSPYKDCIPVTHAITSISSVEVKTVDTVTTETAQYSDTSDTSATDQPKTNGVTKRISKALNEKILKKLNQQTMVNNVNNCGMAVSSASCMNGYVQDSQANMHVGGNIPLYPVKSEIMQEYSHMNGDVSPVEDTSMSMLPLNTAIATSVMTDHMVQSAPSSVLCDTMSGLQMPVNTSALQQHQQQQQTGQYTYSPSVPPVQIIQNVHTTYQSNINANPSHNVTPVRQNSYPSSYPSANGYMYPALSSPSSEGQTPERDSMLERYIQQQQYFHENQQLYPYVVKDNQNYAMKSPDSGYQEPCLSPNNVKAIAYKDGNSNYQESASNGTAAGQKRRRKSATTNYPPKGCAFWPGNEKVNYNTTIPKLEVNTTGYKYTMETPISTSVRVEEDRITYLNKGQYYGLTLEFNADRIPQGQFVKSVIMVVFRDDKSLEDERKAWEFWHSRQHSYKQRVLDIDTKDSQGVLPSSITEVAFNAVAVKWNPRDSPVKVNIAVHCLSTDFSNQKGVKGFPLHVQIDTFENPKDPYPIHRGYCQIKVFCDKGAERKTRDEDRRRTNRAKSEVSHSSRKRAEQEVYWPPCERSEFYSMAETQTFPVLFTPATDQEESTKSSPVNGILQDDDGNSSLNSTGDCLEDALYPLAKRQRRDSYGQYADYPKILLYVREQHETVFTALMLRQPTLLGLLQSVQEKYNVPASKVKSTYKRSKKGILVRMDDNIVRHYSHESTFMIEINEVNEDKDYEVILTEIDPN, from the exons ATGGCTCTCCTCCATACTGATGTCGATAAATTCTTAAATGGAGAAAGCACACAACACAGTCATCGCGACGATGAGTTCAAAGAAACAGACATCGACGATAGCGATGAAAGTTTGACGAAACAATCAGAATCAAAAATCGACATTTCCCCCGACTGTCAA acCGAAGAAAGCCAAAGTATGTCTTTAAAAGGTGAACCTTTGGAAGACACAACCTTGCTTGAAGCAACTACAGAAGATGCCTTGAGCGAAGCGCGGATGGAGACAACCGCTTCACCTACGTCATGCTCGGTTCCGTCCGCCAGTCCACCGGCGTATCCGGTAGAAAGTGCGGCTGTAAGTCCGGAACAGTTAATACAATTGGTGCCCTCAGGCGAGGAGGTCTCGCCTTATAAGGACTGCATACCCGTAACTCACGCAATTACTTCAATTAGCAGTGTAGAGGTAAAAACAGTTGACACTGTGACCACAGAAACTGCCCAGTATAGTGATACTTCGGACACTAGTGCAACTGACCAGCCAAAGACAAACGGTGTGACTAAAAGGATTTCTAAAGCACTCAACGAGAAAATCTTAAAGAAACTCAATCAACAGACCATGGTGAATAACGTTAATAATTGCGGTATGGCTGTGTCGTCTGCTTCATGTATGAATGGATACGTGCAGGACTCTCAAGCCAACATGCATGTTGGTGGTAACATACCTTTATACCCAGTGAAATCGGAGATAATGCAGGAGTATTCTCATATGAATGGAGATGTGTCCCCCGTGGAGGATACTTCCATGTCCATGTTACCGTTAAATACGGCCATAGCGACGTCAGTGATGACGGACCACATGGTCCAGAGTGCACCGTCCTCGGTTCTGTGTGACACAATGTCCGGACTACAAATGCCGGTGAATACGTCAGCACTCCAACAGCATCAACAGCAACAGCAGACTGGACAGTATACGTATTCTCCCAGTGTCCCGCCGGTGCAGATCATCCAAAACGTCCACACGACTTACCAGTCCAACATTAACGCTAACCCGTCCCATAACGTGACGCCGGTAAGGCAGAATTCCTACCCCTCATCATATCCTAGTGCTAACGGGTACATGTACCCGGCCCTCAGCAGCCCCTCCTCCGAGGGCCAGACCCCGGAAAGAGACTCCATGTTGGAGCGGTATATCCAGCAGCAGCAATATTTCCACGAGAATCAACAATTATATCCGTATGTTGTCAAGGACAACCAGAATTACGCCATGAAGTCTCCGGATAGCGGATACCAGGAGCCGTGTCTGTCACCTAACAACGTCAAGGCTATC GCGTACAAAGATGGTAATTCCAATTACCAAGAGAGTGCCTCAAACGGTACCGCAGCGGGACAAAAGCGGAGACGGAAGTCGGCCACCACCAACTATCCACCAAAAGGATGCGCATTCTGGCCCGGAAATGAAAAAGTCAACTACAACACGACCATTCCGAAGCT GGAAGTGAACACGACAGGATATAAATACACCATGGAGACTCCCATCTCAACATCTGTACGTGTGGAAGAGGACCGCATCACATACCTTAACAAAG GACAATATTACGGTCTGACGTTGGAGTTTAACGCTGACAGAATTCCACAAGGCCAGTTTGTTAAG TCGGTTATCATGGTTGTATTCCGCGATGACAAGTCTTTAGAAGACGAGCGAAAAGCCTGGGAATTCTGGCATTCCAGACAACACAGCTACAAACAGAGAGTATTAGATATAG ataCCAAGGATAGTCAAGGAGTCCTTCCAAGTAGCATAACGGAAGTGGCTTTCAACGCAGTTGCAGTGAAATGGAACCCACGTGACTCCCCAGTCAAG gTGAACATAGCCGTCCATTGTCTGAGTACAGATTTCAGTAACCAGAAAGGTGTCAAG GGATTCCCCCTTCATGTACAAATCGACACGTTTGAGAACCCAAAAGACCCCTACCCTATCCACAGGGGCTACTGCCAGATCAAGGTGTTCTGTGACAAG GGAGCGGAAAGAAAGACTCGAGATGAAGACAGAAGACGAACGAACCGCGCCAAATCTGAAGTCTCCCATTCCT CACGTAAGCGAGCTGAACAGGAAGTGTATTGGCCACCATGTGAAAGGTCTGAGTTTTACTCCATGGCTGAGACTCAAACGTTCCCAGTTCTCTTCACTCCTGCCACCGACCAAGAGGAATCAACCAAG TCTAGTCCCGTCAATGGTATTCTACAAGATGATGACGGAAACTCCAG TTTAAATAGCACTGGTGACTGTCTGGAAGACGCGTTGTATCCTTTAGCCAAACGACAGAGACGGGACTCCTATGGACAATATGCAGACTACCCAAAAA TCCTCCTCTACGTACGTGAGCAGCATGAGACCGTCTTTACTGCCCTGATGTTACGTCAACCCACCCTACTAGGTCTGCTACAGTCG GTGCAAGAGAAATATAATGTGCCAGCCTCAAAAGTCAAAAGTACCTACAAGCGATCGAAGAAAgg AATTCTGGTGAGAATGGATGACAACATTGTGCGACACTACTCCCACGAATCCACGTTTATGATCGAGATTAATGAAGTCAACGAAGACAAAGATTACGAGGTGATACTCACAGAAATAGACCCTAATTAA